The proteins below are encoded in one region of Deltaproteobacteria bacterium:
- the gltX gene encoding glutamate--tRNA ligase: MTVITRFAPSPTGHLHVGGARTALFNWALAQRLGGHFLLRIEDTDQARNSHEAVRGILDDLAWLGIQWHEGPVHAGIGGDPRGVGPFFQSERLARYDAAIEELVAKDLAYPAFDTTEELDALRRVASAEKRAFRYVRSAAWKRDAALARMQREPHVIRLRAPDETIVVSDQILGDVSFGPEQIDDFVLRKRDGFPTYHLAVVVDDEAMAVTHVLRGPEHLNNTPKHIALQRALGYATPIYAHIPSIQNADGSKMSKRDKDKAARTLAQQAFAADAAQRARAESAVAATRLAAWLADTKSQLETSEVDALERALGLDLPSVSVEDFRHAGYLPETVVNYIALLGWNPGEKLADGRDRERFTLAEIAEKFSLERVGRGAAKFDRAKLLAFSQEQLAALPDAEWLARWRAWCERYREHVGRSGADPQRVLADPRRALVFAASMKTRCATLAAASAANGPGRFALVADDAFAYDEKAVAKWLAKGEPSGHTVLRDARGALDAIAAFEPAAIEAAVASFCEARGLGMGKVAQPLRVALTGTAASPPLGETLAVLGRESVLGRIDRCLRETVAP, translated from the coding sequence ATGACCGTGATCACGCGCTTCGCGCCCTCGCCCACCGGGCACCTGCACGTTGGCGGCGCGCGCACCGCGCTGTTCAACTGGGCGCTCGCGCAAAGGCTCGGCGGGCACTTCTTGTTACGGATCGAAGACACGGACCAGGCGCGCAACTCGCACGAGGCGGTGCGCGGCATCCTCGACGACCTCGCGTGGCTCGGCATCCAGTGGCACGAGGGTCCCGTGCACGCCGGCATCGGCGGCGACCCGCGCGGCGTCGGCCCGTTCTTCCAGAGCGAGCGCCTCGCGCGGTACGACGCCGCGATCGAAGAGCTCGTCGCGAAGGACCTCGCCTACCCCGCCTTCGATACGACCGAGGAGCTCGACGCGCTGCGCAGAGTCGCGAGCGCCGAGAAGCGCGCGTTCCGCTACGTGCGCAGCGCGGCTTGGAAGCGCGACGCCGCGCTCGCGCGCATGCAGCGCGAGCCGCACGTGATCCGCCTGCGCGCGCCCGACGAGACGATCGTGGTGAGCGACCAGATCCTCGGCGACGTGTCGTTCGGGCCCGAGCAGATCGACGACTTCGTGCTGCGCAAGCGCGACGGCTTCCCCACCTATCACCTCGCGGTCGTGGTCGACGACGAGGCGATGGCGGTCACGCACGTGCTGCGCGGGCCAGAGCACCTCAACAACACGCCGAAGCACATCGCGCTGCAGCGCGCGCTCGGATACGCGACACCGATCTACGCGCACATCCCGTCGATCCAGAACGCCGACGGCTCGAAGATGAGCAAGCGCGACAAGGACAAGGCGGCGCGCACCCTCGCGCAGCAGGCATTCGCGGCGGACGCGGCGCAGCGCGCGCGCGCGGAGAGCGCGGTCGCCGCGACGCGGCTCGCCGCGTGGCTCGCGGACACGAAGTCGCAGCTCGAGACGAGCGAGGTGGACGCGCTCGAGCGCGCGCTCGGACTCGATCTCCCGAGCGTCTCGGTCGAGGACTTTCGCCACGCGGGCTATTTGCCCGAAACCGTGGTGAACTACATCGCGTTGTTGGGCTGGAACCCCGGCGAGAAGCTCGCCGACGGCCGCGATCGCGAGCGCTTCACGCTGGCGGAGATCGCGGAGAAGTTCTCGCTCGAACGCGTGGGCCGCGGCGCCGCGAAGTTCGATCGCGCGAAGCTGCTCGCCTTCTCGCAGGAGCAGCTCGCGGCGCTCCCAGACGCCGAGTGGCTCGCGCGCTGGCGCGCGTGGTGCGAGCGCTATCGCGAGCACGTCGGCCGATCCGGCGCCGATCCGCAGCGCGTGCTCGCCGATCCTCGGCGTGCCCTCGTGTTCGCGGCGTCGATGAAGACGCGCTGCGCGACGCTCGCCGCCGCCAGCGCCGCGAACGGTCCCGGCCGCTTCGCGCTCGTGGCGGACGACGCGTTCGCGTACGACGAGAAGGCCGTCGCGAAGTGGCTCGCCAAGGGCGAGCCGAGCGGGCACACCGTGCTGCGCGACGCGCGCGGCGCACTCGACGCGATCGCCGCGTTCGAGCCCGCCGCGATCGAGGCCGCGGTCGCGAGCTTCTGCGAAGCGCGCGGCCTCGGCATGGGCAAAGTCGCGCAGCCGCTGCGCGTCGCCCTGACCGGCACTGCCGCGAGCCCGCCGCTCGGCGAGACGCTCGCCGTGCTCGGGCGCGAGTCCGTGCTCGGGCGCATCGACCGCTGTCTCCGCGAAACCGTCGCGCCCTAA
- a CDS encoding class I SAM-dependent methyltransferase — MQHLARFAFVTLTALLAAPSFASTEDAIRAALADPARKEADRARDAQRHPLETLTFFGLKPDMHVLELWPGGGWYTEVLGPVLREKGKLSVTNADPNGPQDKYAHKLARGYADHLAANEARLGKVSAHIVAPPDQLSFGEADSVDMIVTFRNNHSWLNGGYQDAVYREALRVLKPGGVLGVVQHRAAEGADPAVAMKTGYLPEAAVIAPAEAAGFVLDAKSEINANPRDTKDYPKGVWTLPPNFAEGDTDRAKYEAIGESDRMTLRFVKPKAAK, encoded by the coding sequence ATGCAACATCTCGCTCGCTTCGCCTTCGTCACTCTCACGGCGCTGCTCGCAGCGCCGTCGTTCGCCTCGACCGAAGACGCGATCCGCGCCGCGCTCGCCGACCCCGCGCGCAAGGAAGCCGATCGCGCGCGCGATGCGCAGCGGCACCCGCTCGAGACCTTGACGTTCTTCGGCCTGAAGCCGGACATGCACGTGCTCGAGCTGTGGCCGGGCGGCGGCTGGTACACCGAGGTGCTCGGCCCGGTGCTGCGCGAGAAGGGCAAGCTGAGCGTCACGAACGCCGACCCGAACGGGCCGCAGGACAAGTACGCCCACAAGCTGGCCCGCGGCTATGCGGACCATCTCGCCGCGAACGAAGCGCGGCTCGGAAAAGTCTCGGCGCACATCGTCGCGCCGCCGGATCAGCTCTCGTTCGGCGAGGCCGACTCGGTCGACATGATCGTCACCTTCCGTAACAACCACAGCTGGCTGAACGGCGGCTATCAGGACGCCGTCTACCGCGAAGCGCTCCGCGTGCTGAAGCCCGGCGGCGTGCTCGGCGTCGTGCAGCACCGCGCGGCGGAAGGCGCCGATCCCGCGGTCGCGATGAAGACCGGCTACTTGCCCGAGGCCGCCGTGATCGCGCCCGCCGAAGCTGCCGGCTTCGTGCTCGACGCCAAGAGCGAGATCAACGCCAACCCGCGCGACACGAAGGACTACCCGAAGGGCGTGTGGACGTTGCCGCCGAACTTCGCCGAAGGAGACACGGACCGCGCGAAGTACGAGGCGATCGGCGAGAGCGACCGCATGACGCTGCGCTTCGTGAAGCCGAAGGCGGCGAAGTAA
- a CDS encoding EamA family transporter, with protein MPLKHLLLALAVVAVWGSNFVVIELALAKLPPLTLATLRFASAFLPGALLLRRPRVSLRALAGYGVAIGVGQFALLYLAMTRFISPGLASLVVQTQVFFSIGLALVALRERVRPHQLAALALAAAGIAWIALHTEGDATPLGLALVLCAALGWASGNLVAKRALPDDMLAFTVWSSAFAVPPLLALALLFEGAPAIAAGIARADAFTWAAVLFQGWGNALFGYGGWNWLLARHPVARVAPLSLLVPVVGMAGSAWLLGEALPAWKLGAAGLVLGGLALNALWPLPAAPPESAR; from the coding sequence CTGCCGCTCAAGCATCTCCTGCTCGCCCTCGCCGTGGTCGCGGTGTGGGGCTCGAACTTCGTCGTGATCGAGCTCGCGCTGGCGAAGCTCCCGCCGCTCACGCTGGCGACGCTGCGTTTCGCGAGCGCGTTCCTGCCGGGAGCGCTGCTGCTGCGTCGCCCGCGCGTTTCGCTGCGCGCGCTCGCGGGATATGGCGTTGCGATCGGCGTCGGCCAGTTCGCGCTGCTCTACCTCGCGATGACTCGTTTCATCTCGCCCGGCCTCGCGTCGCTCGTCGTCCAGACGCAAGTTTTCTTCTCGATCGGGCTCGCTCTGGTCGCGCTGCGCGAGCGGGTGCGGCCGCACCAGCTCGCCGCGCTCGCGCTCGCGGCGGCGGGCATCGCGTGGATCGCACTGCACACGGAAGGCGATGCAACCCCGCTCGGCCTCGCGCTCGTCCTGTGCGCCGCTCTCGGCTGGGCGAGCGGCAACCTCGTCGCGAAGCGCGCGCTGCCCGACGACATGCTCGCGTTCACGGTGTGGTCGAGCGCGTTCGCGGTGCCGCCGCTGCTCGCGCTCGCGCTGCTCTTCGAGGGCGCGCCGGCGATCGCGGCGGGCATCGCTCGCGCGGATGCGTTCACGTGGGCGGCGGTGCTCTTCCAAGGCTGGGGCAACGCCTTGTTCGGCTACGGGGGCTGGAACTGGCTGCTCGCGCGTCACCCGGTGGCGCGTGTCGCGCCGCTCTCGTTGCTCGTGCCGGTCGTCGGGATGGCGGGCAGCGCCTGGCTGCTGGGCGAGGCGCTGCCCGCGTGGAAGCTCGGAGCGGCCGGGCTCGTGCTCGGCGGCCTCGCGCTCAACGCGCTCTGGCCGCTGCCCGCCGCGCCCCCCGAGAGCGCCCGCTAG
- a CDS encoding TonB-dependent receptor: protein MRLSLARAFALAALLPLPVTAQTATETETETETETKTDAHDAPDHGGALEEIVITASGHERTRFDVLHSTNVLSGDTLDREVRATLGDTLAAQPGIASSGFAAGSSRPVIRGLDGPRVRVLQNGVGTGDASVVSADHQVTAEPLLVERIEVLRGAGTLRYGSSGIGGVVNVIDGSIPSALPEDRFDGAFAGAYDLNADARDVGGALRGEVGGGFVLSLDGLYRRSARVDIPGSSWTAAERAASGPAFGSDVRGDVPNSGIEGWNTRVGGSRVFESGFLGASYTRNESRYGVPVSEEDEPIDIDLVQNRYDAAGALDVALGVFERASFRFTHSDYEHTELEGEEAGTLFTNDEDELRLELVQAAIGELDGVIGFQWHARDLEAIGAEAFIPPSELDQYSLFAIEEWHAERFGVEGGVRVERTNADGEARPRRSFTTWSASLGASFQPTRATLLGVSFSRAERPPTLEELYADGAHFATASFEVGDASLDPEIAHGVEVSARVRGEHASAGVTFFYTHFDGFIFLRDTGNIQDGLPERVYSATDARFLGVEIEGDADLAHFGEWVLKARGSLDLTRAERDDGGDLPRIAPLRLRGALALEGTHADASLGFEWAARQKKIAAFERETDAYAFLNASVAWRPLEQLPGFALRLDARNLLDATGRNHVSFLKELAPLPGRSVRVSARVEF, encoded by the coding sequence ATGCGACTTTCACTCGCGCGCGCGTTTGCGCTCGCCGCCCTGCTTCCCCTGCCCGTCACGGCGCAGACCGCCACCGAGACCGAGACCGAGACCGAGACCGAGACGAAGACCGATGCCCACGACGCGCCCGACCACGGCGGCGCGCTCGAGGAGATCGTGATCACCGCGAGCGGCCACGAGCGCACTCGCTTCGATGTCCTGCACAGCACGAACGTCCTCAGCGGCGACACGCTCGATCGCGAAGTGCGTGCGACGCTCGGCGACACACTCGCCGCCCAGCCCGGCATCGCGTCCTCGGGGTTCGCGGCGGGGTCGAGCCGCCCCGTGATTCGCGGCCTCGACGGTCCGCGGGTGCGCGTACTGCAGAACGGCGTCGGCACCGGCGACGCCTCGGTCGTGAGCGCCGATCACCAAGTCACCGCCGAGCCGCTGCTCGTGGAGCGCATCGAGGTCCTGCGCGGTGCGGGCACGCTTCGCTACGGCAGCAGCGGCATCGGCGGCGTCGTGAACGTGATCGACGGCTCGATCCCGAGTGCGCTGCCGGAGGATCGCTTCGACGGAGCGTTTGCGGGCGCGTACGACCTGAACGCCGATGCACGCGACGTTGGCGGCGCGCTGCGCGGCGAAGTCGGCGGCGGCTTCGTGCTCTCGCTCGACGGCCTCTACCGCCGCAGCGCGCGTGTCGACATCCCCGGCTCGTCGTGGACGGCGGCCGAGCGGGCGGCGAGCGGCCCCGCCTTCGGCTCCGATGTCCGCGGCGATGTCCCCAACTCCGGCATCGAGGGGTGGAATACGCGCGTCGGCGGTTCACGCGTGTTCGAGAGTGGCTTCCTCGGCGCGAGCTACACGCGGAACGAATCGCGCTACGGCGTCCCGGTCTCCGAGGAGGACGAGCCGATCGACATCGATCTCGTGCAGAACCGCTACGACGCCGCCGGCGCCCTCGATGTGGCGCTCGGCGTGTTCGAGCGCGCGAGCTTCCGCTTCACGCACTCGGACTACGAGCACACGGAGCTCGAAGGTGAGGAAGCCGGCACGCTCTTCACGAACGACGAGGACGAGCTGCGGCTCGAGCTCGTGCAGGCGGCGATCGGCGAGCTCGATGGGGTGATCGGCTTTCAGTGGCACGCACGCGATCTCGAGGCGATCGGGGCTGAGGCCTTCATCCCGCCGTCGGAGCTCGATCAGTACAGCCTGTTCGCGATCGAGGAGTGGCACGCCGAGCGCTTCGGCGTCGAAGGTGGCGTTCGCGTCGAGCGCACGAATGCGGACGGCGAGGCTCGCCCCCGCCGAAGTTTCACGACCTGGAGCGCGTCGCTCGGCGCGAGCTTCCAGCCGACCCGCGCGACGCTACTCGGAGTGAGCTTCTCGCGCGCCGAGCGGCCGCCGACGCTCGAGGAGTTGTATGCCGACGGCGCGCACTTCGCGACGGCGAGCTTCGAGGTCGGCGACGCTTCGCTCGATCCGGAAATCGCGCACGGCGTCGAGGTGAGCGCGCGCGTGCGCGGCGAGCACGCGAGTGCGGGCGTGACGTTCTTCTACACGCACTTCGATGGCTTCATCTTCCTGCGCGACACGGGCAACATCCAGGACGGCCTGCCCGAGCGCGTCTACTCCGCGACCGACGCGCGCTTCCTCGGCGTCGAGATCGAGGGCGACGCGGATCTCGCGCACTTCGGCGAGTGGGTGCTGAAGGCGCGCGGCTCGCTCGACCTGACGCGCGCCGAGCGCGACGACGGCGGCGACCTCCCGCGCATCGCGCCGCTGCGCCTGCGCGGCGCGCTTGCCCTCGAAGGCACGCACGCGGATGCGAGCCTCGGCTTCGAGTGGGCGGCGCGGCAGAAGAAGATCGCGGCGTTCGAGCGCGAGACGGACGCGTACGCGTTCTTGAACGCGAGCGTGGCGTGGCGGCCACTCGAGCAGCTGCCGGGGTTCGCGCTGCGGCTCGACGCGCGCAACCTGCTCGACGCGACGGGACGCAATCACGTCTCGTTCTTGAAGGAGTTAGCGCCGCTGCCGGGGAGGAGCGTGAGGGTGAGCGCGCGAGTCGAGTTCTAG
- a CDS encoding cation transporter, protein MHAHAHDHAGHAHPHGARASSQRRLAATLALVGAYLVVEAIAGWLTGSLALLADAVHMLADAGALALALFAIWLASRPAPAAHTFGYRRAEILAALANGVALAVVAVFIALEAFGRFAAPPAVDAGPALAVAAGGLAVNLAGIALLHASRGDGLNLRGAWLHVVSDALGSAAAIAANAAIWLADARIADPLASLAIAALVLRSAWSLLRETVDVLLEAAPAHLDVDALRRALETQSGVASVHDLHVWTITSGMVSLSCHVEAASGVDGHELLSRITHELRERFAIQHATIQLEPAGFRAREEVC, encoded by the coding sequence ATGCACGCGCACGCGCACGACCACGCAGGCCACGCGCACCCGCACGGGGCGCGCGCGAGCTCGCAGCGGCGGCTGGCGGCGACGCTCGCGCTCGTGGGCGCCTACCTCGTGGTCGAGGCGATCGCGGGCTGGCTGACGGGCTCGCTGGCGCTGCTCGCGGATGCAGTGCACATGCTCGCGGATGCCGGCGCGCTCGCGCTCGCGCTGTTCGCGATCTGGCTCGCGTCGCGCCCCGCCCCCGCAGCGCACACGTTCGGCTACCGGCGCGCGGAGATTCTCGCGGCGCTCGCGAACGGCGTGGCGCTCGCGGTCGTCGCGGTCTTCATCGCGCTCGAAGCTTTCGGGCGCTTCGCCGCGCCGCCCGCCGTCGACGCCGGGCCGGCGCTCGCCGTCGCCGCGGGCGGGCTCGCGGTGAACCTCGCCGGCATCGCGCTTCTCCACGCGTCGCGGGGTGACGGGCTCAACCTGCGCGGCGCGTGGCTGCACGTCGTCTCCGACGCGCTCGGCAGCGCCGCCGCGATCGCGGCGAACGCGGCGATCTGGCTCGCGGACGCGCGCATCGCCGACCCGCTCGCGAGCCTCGCAATCGCCGCGCTCGTGCTGCGCAGCGCGTGGTCGCTCCTTCGCGAGACGGTCGACGTGCTGCTCGAAGCGGCGCCTGCGCACCTCGACGTCGACGCGCTGCGCCGCGCGCTGGAGACGCAGTCCGGCGTCGCGTCGGTGCACGACCTCCACGTGTGGACGATCACGAGCGGAATGGTCTCGCTCTCCTGCCATGTCGAGGCCGCCAGCGGGGTAGACGGGCACGAGCTGCTCTCGCGCATCACCCACGAGCTGCGGGAACGCTTCGCGATCCAGCACGCCACGATCCAGCTCGAGCCCGCCGGCTTCCGCGCGCGCGAAGAAGTGTGCTGA
- a CDS encoding zinc ABC transporter substrate-binding protein, whose product MRALAAALALCAAPALAAEPLRVVATIEPLCMLVREIGGDALACTTLVPPGASPHAYEPRPSAMAAVARADLLVRAGNGIDDWAGPLANAGTERWVVLGPECARDDSACAHFWLDPKRAGHAFASALMPLLAARAPEHADAFVAREKAFGAALLAATYDAMATLEPARGSSFLAFHPAWSGFAGFFGLVDLGAIQSHGAEESTPGRLAELIRSARAANVRAVLVEPQLDPHTARIVAEELGARVVTVDPLGDPRDPERASYTALLAWNARQLAAGLAKEPR is encoded by the coding sequence ATGCGCGCCCTCGCAGCCGCACTCGCGCTCTGCGCCGCGCCCGCGCTCGCGGCGGAGCCGCTGCGGGTCGTCGCGACGATCGAGCCGCTCTGCATGCTCGTGCGCGAGATCGGCGGCGACGCGCTCGCGTGCACCACGCTCGTGCCGCCCGGCGCGAGCCCGCACGCCTACGAGCCGCGCCCGAGCGCGATGGCGGCCGTGGCGCGCGCCGACTTGTTGGTGCGCGCGGGGAACGGCATCGACGACTGGGCCGGGCCGCTGGCCAATGCCGGGACCGAGCGCTGGGTAGTGCTCGGCCCGGAGTGCGCGCGCGACGACTCCGCTTGCGCGCACTTCTGGCTCGACCCCAAGCGCGCGGGGCACGCGTTCGCCTCCGCGCTCATGCCCCTGCTCGCGGCGCGCGCGCCGGAGCACGCGGACGCATTCGTGGCGCGCGAGAAGGCCTTCGGTGCGGCGCTGCTCGCCGCCACCTACGACGCGATGGCCACGCTCGAGCCGGCGCGCGGCTCGAGCTTCCTCGCGTTCCACCCCGCGTGGTCTGGCTTCGCCGGCTTCTTCGGTCTCGTCGATCTCGGCGCGATCCAGTCGCACGGCGCCGAGGAGTCGACGCCCGGGCGGCTCGCCGAGCTGATTCGCAGCGCGCGCGCCGCGAACGTGCGCGCCGTACTCGTCGAGCCGCAGCTCGACCCGCACACCGCGCGCATCGTGGCCGAAGAGCTCGGCGCGCGAGTTGTTACGGTCGACCCGCTCGGCGATCCGCGCGACCCCGAGCGCGCGAGCTATACCGCCCTGCTCGCCTGGAACGCGCGCCAGCTCGCGGCCGGGCTCGCGAAGGAACCTCGATGA
- a CDS encoding ABC transporter ATP-binding protein has translation MSAVVSLDSVCVKRGGDIVLEDIAFDVAPGQFVGICGPNGAGKTTLLKAILGLAPITSGTITVLGKQIERREAAQIARSEPKASEVRERRGEHARRGIGYVPQRSAIPEAFPATALDIVLLGRLGGGFSLRVSRADREAALEALARVGIAEHAQRPVGALSGGLQRRVTLAQALVASRALLVLDEPTIGLDLPAEHEFYELLRRLQRELNLAVLAVSHDLVALAGQADQLVCINKRMHVHGHPDEVVHSHALKAAYACEFDFLAGELDHHGRHGPGH, from the coding sequence ATGAGTGCGGTCGTCTCGCTCGACAGCGTGTGCGTGAAGCGCGGCGGCGACATCGTGCTCGAAGACATCGCGTTCGACGTCGCGCCCGGGCAGTTCGTCGGCATCTGCGGCCCGAACGGCGCGGGCAAGACCACGCTGCTGAAGGCGATCCTCGGCCTTGCGCCGATCACGTCGGGGACCATCACGGTCCTCGGCAAGCAGATCGAGCGCCGCGAAGCGGCGCAGATCGCGCGCAGCGAGCCGAAGGCGAGCGAAGTTCGCGAAAGGCGTGGCGAGCACGCGCGCCGTGGCATCGGCTACGTGCCCCAGCGAAGCGCGATTCCCGAGGCATTCCCCGCCACCGCGCTCGACATCGTGCTGCTCGGGCGCCTCGGCGGCGGCTTCTCGCTGCGCGTGTCGCGCGCCGATCGCGAGGCCGCGCTCGAAGCGCTCGCGCGGGTCGGCATCGCCGAGCACGCGCAGCGTCCGGTCGGCGCGCTCTCGGGCGGCCTCCAGCGCCGCGTGACCCTCGCGCAGGCGCTCGTCGCGAGCCGCGCGCTGCTCGTGCTCGACGAGCCCACGATCGGCCTCGACCTGCCCGCCGAGCACGAGTTCTACGAGTTGTTACGGCGCCTCCAGCGCGAGCTGAACCTCGCGGTGCTCGCCGTCTCGCACGATCTCGTCGCGCTCGCGGGGCAAGCGGACCAGCTCGTCTGCATCAACAAGCGCATGCACGTGCACGGCCATCCCGACGAAGTCGTGCACAGCCACGCGCTGAAGGCCGCTTACGCGTGCGAGTTCGACTTCCTCGCGGGCGAGCTGGATCACCACGGCCGCCACGGGCCGGGTCATTAG
- a CDS encoding metal ABC transporter permease, with translation MLEFAFMQRAFAAAVLVGVVCGVLGFFVVLRRLAFIGVGISHSALGGVALGLLLGVSPLLTGGAFALAVAIGIALMGQRSGLGRDTVIGVFFSGAMALGVVLASLEHGAQQELFGYLFGNVLAVTSGELGALAIGGALVVAALLALLRPQLFLAFDEEIARAYGQRAQLLDLALLALLAATIVIGVRLVGVLLIEALLVVPAATAALLARHYRAQLALSVAISVASALGGLALAWRLDVAPGGMIALTAVGVFFGALGVARRSS, from the coding sequence GTGCTCGAGTTCGCGTTCATGCAGCGCGCGTTCGCGGCGGCGGTCCTCGTGGGCGTCGTGTGCGGCGTGCTCGGCTTCTTCGTCGTGCTGCGGCGGCTCGCGTTCATCGGCGTCGGCATCTCGCACTCCGCGCTCGGCGGCGTCGCGCTCGGCTTGTTGTTGGGCGTGTCGCCGCTGCTCACCGGCGGCGCCTTCGCGCTCGCGGTGGCGATCGGCATCGCGCTCATGGGCCAACGCAGCGGGCTCGGTCGCGACACGGTGATCGGCGTCTTCTTCAGCGGCGCGATGGCGCTCGGCGTCGTGCTCGCGAGCCTCGAGCACGGCGCGCAGCAGGAGCTGTTCGGATACCTGTTCGGCAACGTGCTCGCCGTAACAAGCGGGGAGCTCGGCGCGCTCGCCATCGGCGGCGCGCTGGTGGTCGCGGCACTGCTCGCCCTACTCCGCCCGCAGCTCTTCCTCGCCTTCGACGAAGAGATCGCGCGCGCCTACGGCCAGCGCGCGCAGCTGCTCGACCTCGCGCTGCTCGCGCTGCTCGCCGCCACGATCGTGATCGGCGTGCGCCTCGTCGGCGTGCTCTTGATCGAGGCGCTGCTCGTCGTGCCGGCCGCCACCGCCGCGCTGCTCGCGCGCCACTACCGCGCGCAGCTCGCGCTCAGCGTCGCGATCTCCGTCGCGAGCGCGCTCGGCGGCCTCGCGCTCGCCTGGCGCCTCGACGTCGCGCCGGGCGGGATGATCGCGCTGACGGCGGTGGGCGTGTTTTTTGGGGCGTTGGGGGTCGCACGCCGGAGCTCGTAG
- a CDS encoding MFS transporter — translation MLRREPAPDAAPESRPESGTREVFAFPQFRWLTASNVAFFLAMGSQGVVRPYLAYTFTKDTFLLGVVTFAVALPMLLLGPFGGVAADRIDRRRIILGAQAVALLGELVTLALLWTDRLQFWHLVGTASVMGCVFPFLMPARQSVVANLVGRRLLGSAIASTTTLINATRVIGPALPGFFIDELGVKWAYLLGVVLYVIAFVCGLRLDPAPPPDTASRASVMTRVMEGVRYVRADRAVLVLLVFGLVPMFLAMPFQTLLVVFAEDIWHEGPRGLSQLSVAMGLGGIVGSMVVARWTHASGRARNMLLSMLAFGVLLVAFSYSPLFLAAIPLIFLANAFASWFGTLNNTAIQLLIPDDMRGRVSSFLMMSFSLPMLGSLVIGAAAKPLGAPLAISVFAVLAMLASVAFYYGSEALRGLDARMERDVVRADGER, via the coding sequence ATGCTGCGCCGCGAACCCGCTCCGGATGCTGCGCCCGAGTCGCGCCCCGAGAGCGGCACGCGCGAGGTCTTCGCGTTCCCGCAGTTTCGCTGGCTGACCGCGAGCAACGTCGCGTTCTTCCTCGCGATGGGCAGCCAGGGCGTGGTGCGCCCGTATCTCGCCTACACGTTCACCAAGGACACGTTCCTGCTCGGCGTCGTCACCTTCGCCGTCGCGCTCCCGATGCTGCTGCTCGGCCCGTTCGGCGGCGTCGCGGCGGATCGCATCGACCGCCGCCGCATCATCCTCGGCGCGCAGGCCGTCGCGCTGCTCGGCGAGCTCGTCACGCTCGCGCTGCTGTGGACCGACCGCCTCCAGTTCTGGCATCTCGTCGGCACCGCGTCCGTGATGGGCTGCGTGTTCCCGTTCCTGATGCCCGCGCGCCAATCCGTCGTCGCGAATCTCGTCGGCCGCCGCCTGCTCGGCAGCGCCATCGCGAGCACCACCACGCTGATCAACGCCACGCGCGTGATCGGCCCCGCGCTGCCCGGCTTCTTCATCGACGAGCTCGGGGTGAAGTGGGCGTACCTGCTCGGCGTCGTCCTGTACGTGATCGCCTTCGTGTGCGGCCTGCGCCTCGACCCGGCGCCGCCGCCCGACACCGCCTCGCGCGCTAGCGTCATGACGCGCGTGATGGAAGGCGTGCGCTACGTGCGCGCCGATCGCGCCGTGCTCGTGCTGCTCGTGTTCGGCCTCGTCCCGATGTTCCTCGCGATGCCGTTCCAGACGCTGCTCGTGGTCTTCGCCGAAGACATCTGGCACGAAGGCCCGCGCGGCCTCTCGCAGCTCTCCGTCGCGATGGGCCTCGGCGGCATCGTCGGCTCGATGGTCGTCGCGCGCTGGACCCACGCGAGCGGCCGCGCGCGCAACATGCTGCTCTCGATGCTGGCGTTCGGCGTGCTGCTCGTCGCCTTCAGCTACTCGCCGCTCTTTCTCGCCGCGATCCCGCTGATCTTCCTCGCCAACGCCTTCGCGAGCTGGTTCGGCACGCTCAACAACACCGCGATCCAGCTGCTCATCCCCGACGACATGCGCGGCCGCGTCTCGAGCTTCCTGATGATGTCCTTCTCGCTGCCGATGCTCGGCTCCCTCGTGATCGGCGCGGCCGCGAAGCCGCTCGGCGCGCCGCTCGCGATCTCCGTCTTCGCCGTGCTCGCGATGCTCGCGTCGGTCGCGTTTTATTACGGAAGCGAGGCGCTGCGCGGGCTCGATGCGCGGATGGAGCGGGACGTGGTGCGCGCGGATGGTGAGCGATGA